In a genomic window of Flavobacterium lipolyticum:
- a CDS encoding DUF4249 domain-containing protein: MKKILHYGFLITILLSIVLGCTTPYSYQTNGFEDALVIEATITDQYKNHQIKLSRTYKLDGKKPTFESKAVVYVTDDLGNKYDFQEKNEAYISVNQFQASPGRAYQLHILTKNGRSYVSNEEKLPQQTQIDKVEAKAVTKKGVLGVEITVNSNDPTNKSRYYRYEYDETYKIIAPKVYSKKAVAVFFPPGSNPKGQIVFEDRTTEVRICYSDKKSNELILTNTNQLSEDRVTDFPIKFISSKDPIIRSRYSILVKQYVQNLAAHTFYETLKEISDIGSILSQTQPGFFYGNINPVDNPGEKVIGFFNVSSYSEKRLFFNFTDLFPKEPIPKYQYDCPSPVPENEIDQFYFNYCFSSSAECQGNDILDLIKSGIKVYFPNETPQYLLYPVECGDCTSFSSNIKPSFWID; encoded by the coding sequence ATGAAAAAGATCTTACACTACGGATTTCTTATAACGATACTTCTTTCAATTGTATTGGGATGCACTACACCCTATTCGTACCAAACCAATGGCTTCGAAGATGCTCTGGTAATAGAAGCCACTATCACTGATCAATATAAAAACCATCAAATTAAATTGTCCAGAACGTATAAACTTGACGGAAAGAAACCAACCTTTGAAAGTAAAGCGGTGGTATATGTTACCGATGATCTGGGTAATAAATACGATTTTCAGGAAAAAAATGAGGCCTATATTTCCGTAAACCAATTTCAGGCCAGTCCCGGTAGAGCCTATCAATTGCATATCCTTACAAAAAACGGAAGAAGCTACGTCTCGAATGAAGAGAAATTGCCACAACAGACTCAGATCGATAAAGTAGAAGCAAAAGCAGTAACAAAAAAAGGTGTATTAGGAGTTGAAATTACTGTAAACAGCAACGATCCCACAAACAAATCCCGATACTACAGATACGAATACGACGAAACGTATAAAATAATTGCACCTAAAGTTTATTCTAAAAAAGCCGTTGCTGTCTTTTTTCCTCCAGGCTCCAATCCAAAAGGACAAATTGTATTTGAAGACAGGACAACAGAAGTTAGAATTTGTTATTCCGATAAAAAATCTAATGAATTAATTCTAACCAATACGAACCAGTTAAGTGAAGACAGAGTTACTGATTTTCCAATTAAATTCATTAGCAGCAAAGACCCGATCATCAGAAGCAGATACAGCATATTAGTCAAACAATATGTTCAGAATCTTGCTGCCCATACTTTTTACGAAACCCTAAAAGAGATTTCTGACATTGGGAGCATTCTATCACAAACCCAACCCGGCTTTTTTTATGGAAACATAAATCCTGTTGACAATCCAGGCGAAAAAGTGATTGGATTCTTTAATGTGTCCTCCTATTCCGAAAAAAGACTCTTTTTTAATTTTACCGATCTTTTCCCAAAAGAACCAATACCTAAATATCAATATGATTGTCCCTCTCCAGTTCCTGAAAATGAAATAGACCAATTTTACTTTAATTATTGTTTCAGTTCTTCAGCCGAATGTCAGGGGAATGATATCCTAGACCTAATCAAATCAGGAATTAAAGTTTATTTTCCTAACGAAACGCCTCAGTATCTATTGTATCCCGTAGAATGCGGAGATTGCACTTCATTTTCATCAAACATAAAACCATCATTTTGGATAGACTAA
- a CDS encoding TonB-dependent receptor, producing the protein MRIFTLLLLFFGFNQCIYSQDQKITINYSNINRVEVLKKIEASTNYKFYFQKEWIDNNVLISGDYSNKTIQDILSKIFEDTDLNFFITKNKVILTKNSIIYDKFQNDKIKAGNIPIFFQQYDSVKKSKTDQTAPIALIGKETIDSETDFYTISGYITDQKDGKPLADITVKAKNTTATTVTNAQGFYSLKLPVGLATIEIESLLYNNTARKIMIYSDGTLDFPIIEKINQLKEVLVKGKNSQNIRTAITGVTTIEAEGVKTVPLVLGERDVLKIALTIPGIKTAGEGSSGFNVRGGKEDQNLMLLDNGTIYNPAHLFGFFSSLNPYTINKVDIYKGGIPSEFGGRLSSVFDITSKNGNTEKFSGEGGIGPVTSNLTASIPVVKGKASLLLGGRATYSDWILKSLDDENLKNSQASFYDLFAKYSHKINQNNTIEGTAYYSKDKYTITPDSLYQYSNRLISLKWKHAFNEKNNSEFNVSNSEYKFSIDYQSVNPESFIFKYKITETQASLKFNSELNSKHKFTYGISSKLYGVNPGELNPNGETSIVTPIKVDDEKGLESALFFSDKFKITEKLLLDIGARYSFYAALGAATQKIYKEDAPKTPSTVVEEKTYGNNKVITTYGGFEPRLALRYIIDESLFVKAGFDKNYQYIHLLTNNTTQSPTDTWKLSDLNVKPQSGLQYSLGIFKKLDYKDIELSLEGYYKTSKNILDYKVGANLLLNKDLETELLQGNGKAYGVEFLLKKSTGRLNGWLGYTYSRTFIKLDSKFNDEKVNNGTYFPTNFDKPHDVSIVMNYKFTHRYSFSSNFVYQTGRPITYPIGKYNYNGAEYTLYSDRNKYRIPDYYRLDIGLNIEGNHKIKKLAHSFWNISIYNVLGRNNPYSIFFVTKEGQVKAYQTSIFSVPIPTITYNFKF; encoded by the coding sequence ATGAGAATATTTACCCTTCTTTTATTATTTTTCGGTTTTAATCAATGCATTTATTCACAAGATCAAAAGATCACCATAAATTACAGCAACATCAATCGGGTTGAAGTTTTAAAAAAAATAGAGGCTTCGACAAATTACAAATTCTACTTTCAAAAGGAATGGATAGATAACAACGTATTAATATCCGGAGATTACTCTAATAAAACCATACAGGATATACTAAGCAAAATCTTTGAAGACACTGATCTGAATTTCTTTATAACCAAAAACAAAGTCATTCTGACCAAGAACAGCATCATTTATGACAAATTTCAAAATGATAAAATTAAGGCCGGCAATATTCCCATCTTTTTTCAACAGTACGATTCTGTAAAGAAGAGCAAAACAGATCAGACCGCTCCTATTGCACTAATTGGAAAGGAAACCATCGATTCTGAAACTGACTTTTACACCATTTCAGGTTATATAACGGACCAAAAAGACGGTAAACCTCTTGCTGACATAACGGTAAAAGCAAAAAACACCACCGCAACAACCGTTACAAATGCTCAGGGATTTTACAGTCTAAAACTACCTGTTGGATTGGCAACAATCGAAATCGAATCGTTATTGTACAATAATACCGCCCGTAAAATAATGATTTACAGTGATGGTACTTTGGATTTTCCGATAATTGAAAAAATAAATCAATTAAAAGAAGTTTTGGTAAAAGGAAAAAACAGTCAAAATATAAGAACTGCCATAACAGGAGTTACGACAATTGAAGCTGAGGGTGTAAAAACCGTTCCTCTGGTTCTGGGAGAAAGAGACGTCTTAAAAATTGCCCTCACCATTCCCGGAATAAAAACTGCAGGAGAAGGCTCTTCAGGATTTAATGTAAGAGGAGGAAAAGAAGATCAAAACCTAATGTTACTGGACAACGGAACGATATACAACCCTGCTCATCTTTTTGGTTTTTTCTCTTCCTTAAACCCTTACACCATCAATAAAGTTGATATTTACAAAGGAGGTATCCCGTCAGAATTCGGCGGCAGATTGTCATCGGTTTTTGACATTACTTCTAAAAACGGAAACACAGAGAAATTTTCGGGCGAAGGAGGAATTGGTCCGGTTACGAGTAACCTGACCGCTTCAATTCCCGTTGTAAAAGGAAAAGCAAGCTTACTATTGGGAGGAAGAGCCACTTATTCTGATTGGATTTTAAAAAGCTTAGACGATGAAAACCTCAAAAACAGTCAGGCCTCTTTTTATGATTTGTTTGCAAAATACAGTCATAAAATAAACCAAAACAATACTATTGAAGGTACCGCATATTACAGTAAAGACAAATACACTATTACTCCCGACTCGTTGTACCAATACAGCAACCGTTTGATTTCTTTAAAATGGAAACATGCTTTTAATGAGAAAAACAACAGTGAATTTAATGTCTCCAATAGCGAGTACAAATTCAGTATTGATTATCAATCTGTCAATCCTGAATCCTTTATTTTCAAATATAAAATAACTGAAACTCAGGCGAGTCTTAAATTCAATAGCGAATTGAACAGTAAACATAAATTTACTTACGGAATATCAAGTAAATTATACGGCGTTAATCCCGGGGAACTTAATCCAAATGGGGAAACTTCGATAGTGACACCTATAAAAGTGGATGACGAAAAGGGACTGGAATCGGCATTGTTTTTCTCTGATAAATTTAAAATTACGGAGAAACTATTATTAGATATCGGAGCACGATATTCCTTCTACGCGGCTTTAGGAGCAGCTACGCAGAAAATTTACAAAGAAGATGCCCCAAAGACTCCTTCAACAGTTGTAGAAGAAAAAACGTATGGCAATAATAAAGTAATTACGACTTATGGAGGTTTTGAACCAAGGCTTGCTTTGCGCTATATAATTGATGAAAGTCTATTTGTAAAAGCCGGTTTCGATAAAAACTACCAATACATCCATTTGTTAACCAACAACACAACCCAATCGCCTACAGACACCTGGAAGCTATCTGACTTAAATGTAAAACCGCAAAGCGGATTACAGTATTCTCTTGGGATTTTCAAAAAACTGGATTATAAAGATATTGAGTTAAGCCTGGAAGGATACTACAAAACTTCTAAAAATATACTCGATTACAAAGTTGGAGCCAACTTACTTTTAAACAAGGATCTTGAAACGGAATTACTTCAAGGTAATGGAAAGGCTTACGGTGTAGAGTTTTTACTAAAAAAATCAACCGGAAGACTTAATGGCTGGCTTGGGTACACTTATTCCAGAACCTTTATAAAACTGGACAGCAAGTTTAACGATGAAAAGGTGAATAATGGCACTTACTTTCCAACTAATTTCGATAAGCCGCATGATGTAAGTATTGTCATGAATTACAAATTTACACACCGCTATAGTTTTTCTTCCAATTTCGTATACCAAACGGGAAGACCTATAACTTATCCAATCGGAAAGTACAATTATAATGGTGCAGAATACACACTGTATAGCGATCGTAACAAATACAGAATACCGGACTATTATAGATTAGACATCGGATTGAATATTGAAGGCAATCACAAAATAAAAAAATTAGCCCACAGTTTCTGGAACATCTCCATTTACAATGTATTGGGACGTAATAACCCTTATTCTATCTTTTTCGTAACAAAAGAAGGCCAGGTAAAAGCCTACCAAACCTCTATTTTCTCTGTTCCGATACCAACAATTACCTATAATTTTAAATTTTAG
- a CDS encoding LytR/AlgR family response regulator transcription factor gives MDNIHVLIIEDTPEQSDALRKVLLQNNYKVVGIATNFADALKLFYENTIDIIIIDIFLDGKPEGITFAESINIIPNAAKPFVFLTSSQDRQIFEKAKLTKPFSFLLKPFNELEILYAIEMAVEKFYAQTEVFQTEEQDTVISNDYLFIKKKNSLKKVALNDILYIDVEERYCNIITEKEKFVILISLTKISNLLDKNRFIKTHRNTIVNTNKIEEIILADNLIILKGDHKINLSDTYKDFIKKMNILS, from the coding sequence ATGGATAATATTCATGTATTAATTATAGAAGACACCCCTGAACAAAGTGATGCTCTGCGTAAAGTACTGCTCCAAAACAATTATAAGGTTGTAGGCATAGCAACTAATTTTGCTGATGCGTTAAAACTTTTTTACGAAAATACCATCGACATTATAATTATTGATATTTTCTTAGACGGGAAACCGGAAGGAATCACATTTGCTGAATCGATTAACATTATTCCAAATGCAGCAAAACCGTTTGTGTTTTTAACCAGCTCACAAGACCGTCAGATTTTTGAAAAAGCCAAGCTTACAAAACCGTTCAGCTTTTTACTAAAACCTTTTAATGAACTGGAAATTCTTTATGCCATAGAAATGGCTGTAGAAAAGTTTTATGCTCAAACCGAAGTTTTTCAGACTGAAGAGCAAGATACTGTGATTAGCAACGACTACTTGTTTATAAAAAAGAAGAACTCCTTAAAAAAAGTAGCCTTAAATGATATTCTTTATATTGATGTTGAAGAACGTTATTGCAATATCATAACCGAGAAAGAAAAATTTGTCATTCTGATTTCTTTAACCAAAATCAGCAATCTGTTGGATAAAAACAGATTTATAAAAACACATCGAAATACAATCGTAAACACGAATAAAATTGAAGAAATTATTCTGGCCGATAATCTCATTATTTTAAAAGGTGATCACAAAATAAATCTAAGCGATACCTACAAAGATTTTATAAAAAAGATGAATATTTTGTCATAA
- a CDS encoding tetratricopeptide repeat-containing sensor histidine kinase — translation MHKLKIIIISVLCLFSISSHARIQSSTSNFNEVLKIKASQFKKETNFNKAQYFFINKKWDSTLVYSMKQLSSSRNKELTDYCHYLRGYSFKNLKLFKEAKAEMNLISESFAFYPLVNKVLGQVSLELKEFEKAIYYFSKVEKFLITNKSLDYRISSIYENLGVCYLHLNQFNKSEEYLFKSKEINEKENDPLSLTLLYQNIANLYYLQYKDEKAILYFKKAYIFSKKIKDFDKKESTAFNMSMVEENRGNYKKALTYRKEAEQWKDSLNNQNKIWAVADFEKKFAVAQKQKQIKVLEIENKLKNTQRNGLFFAAVGLLLILTAGVYLYAQKVKNGKTILRQKNKLDELNATKDQLFSIVSHDLRSSVNALKTSNTKLSSTLETKNYDELNQLIIQNSTIANGAYTLLDNLLHWAMLQTKQLYFQKESIHLYSVVQQIEHNYKPLLLDKAITFENSVSKNSFIFVDLDSLKIVLRNLLDNAIKFSNENSKISFLTQETNPDFCELIIQDNGIGMSESTIQELLADNALLAKKNNSEIIGTGLGLQLCKQMIKKNGGTLAIESELNIGTKMILTFPKTKNNG, via the coding sequence ATGCACAAACTTAAAATTATCATCATTTCGGTTCTGTGTTTATTCTCTATATCATCTCACGCCAGAATACAATCAAGTACTAGTAATTTTAACGAAGTGCTTAAAATAAAGGCGTCCCAATTTAAAAAAGAAACCAATTTCAACAAAGCTCAATATTTCTTTATAAACAAAAAATGGGACTCTACTTTAGTGTATTCAATGAAACAATTAAGCTCAAGTAGGAATAAGGAATTAACCGATTATTGCCACTATTTAAGAGGATATTCATTTAAAAACTTAAAACTTTTTAAAGAAGCTAAAGCTGAAATGAATTTAATTTCTGAAAGTTTTGCATTTTACCCACTAGTAAATAAGGTTTTAGGTCAGGTTTCGCTCGAATTGAAAGAATTCGAAAAAGCAATCTACTATTTTTCGAAAGTAGAAAAATTTCTAATAACAAATAAAAGTTTAGATTATCGAATAAGTTCTATTTATGAAAATCTGGGAGTTTGTTATCTACATCTTAATCAATTTAACAAAAGTGAAGAATACCTATTTAAAAGTAAAGAAATAAACGAGAAAGAAAACGACCCTCTTTCACTTACGCTATTGTACCAAAATATTGCAAATCTATATTATTTACAATATAAGGATGAAAAAGCTATACTATATTTCAAGAAAGCCTATATCTTTTCTAAGAAAATAAAAGATTTCGATAAAAAAGAAAGTACCGCATTCAATATGTCAATGGTTGAAGAAAATAGAGGTAATTACAAAAAAGCATTAACCTATAGAAAAGAAGCTGAACAATGGAAAGACTCCCTCAACAATCAAAACAAAATCTGGGCCGTTGCCGACTTTGAGAAAAAGTTTGCTGTAGCCCAAAAGCAAAAACAAATAAAAGTACTTGAAATCGAAAACAAACTAAAAAACACACAGCGTAACGGTTTGTTTTTTGCTGCTGTTGGTTTATTATTGATTTTAACGGCAGGGGTTTATCTCTACGCCCAAAAAGTAAAAAACGGTAAGACTATTTTACGTCAAAAAAATAAACTTGACGAATTAAACGCTACCAAAGATCAGTTGTTTTCAATTGTGAGTCATGATTTACGTTCGTCTGTAAATGCTTTGAAGACCAGCAACACTAAATTATCTTCTACACTGGAAACCAAAAACTACGATGAATTAAACCAGCTCATCATTCAAAACAGTACTATTGCAAATGGCGCTTACACTTTGTTAGACAATTTATTGCATTGGGCCATGTTACAAACCAAACAATTGTACTTTCAAAAAGAATCCATTCACTTGTACTCTGTCGTTCAGCAAATTGAACACAATTACAAACCTTTATTGCTGGACAAAGCCATTACTTTTGAAAATTCGGTCTCAAAAAATAGTTTTATCTTTGTAGACCTCGATTCGTTAAAAATTGTACTTCGAAATTTATTGGACAATGCTATTAAATTCTCGAATGAAAATAGCAAAATAAGCTTTCTCACTCAGGAAACCAACCCTGATTTTTGCGAACTCATTATTCAGGACAATGGTATCGGAATGAGCGAAAGTACCATTCAGGAATTACTCGCTGACAATGCTTTACTCGCCAAAAAAAACAACTCTGAAATTATCGGTACTGGTTTAGGTTTGCAGCTGTGCAAACAAATGATCAAAAAAAATGGCGGAACACTAGCCATAGAAAGTGAACTCAATATAGGAACTAAAATGATTTTGACTTTCCCAAAAACAAAAAACAATGGATAA
- a CDS encoding polyribonucleotide nucleotidyltransferase, with product MIPQLFVEKIDLGDGRSITIETGRLAKQADGSVVVRMGDTMILATAVSARTSNPGVDFLPLTVDYREKFAAAGRFPGGFFKREARPSDSEVLTMRLVDRVLRPLFPDDYHAETQVMIQLMSHDEEVMPDALAGLAASAALAVSDIPFYNLISEVRVARIDGKLVINPSREELEKSDIDMMIGASMDSVAMVEGEMKEISEAEMIEAIKFAHEAIKVQIQAQLRLQAAFGKKEIRTYEGEKENEEIYKKVKAAAYDKIYAIAKVGSAKHERGAAFAEVKEEVKALFTEEELAADGDLVSKYFYKTNKEAVRNVVLELGVRLDGRKTTDIRPIWCETDYLPRVHGSSLFTRGETQALATVTLGTSREANQIDSPSEQGEEKFYLHYNFPPFSTGEAKPLRGTSRREVGHGNLAQRALKNMIPADCPYTIRVVSEVLESNGSSSMATVCAGTMALMDAGVQMVKPVSGIAMGLITDGEKFAVLSDILGDEDHLGDMDFKVTGTADGITACQMDIKIDGLRYDIMEQALSQARDGRLHILGKLTETIATPRADVKAHAPKIITRTIPGNFIGALIGPGGKVIQELQKATGTTIVINEVDEQGVIEILGTDPAGIEAVLAKIKSITFKPQMGEAYEVKVIKMLDFGAVVEYTAAPGNEVLLHVSELAWERTENVTDVVNMGDVFQVKYLGVDPKTKKEKVSRKALLQRPPREEKKE from the coding sequence ATGATTCCACAATTATTTGTAGAAAAAATCGATTTAGGTGATGGCAGAAGCATCACAATCGAGACAGGACGTTTAGCCAAACAAGCAGACGGTTCTGTAGTAGTAAGAATGGGCGATACGATGATTCTTGCAACAGCAGTTTCAGCTCGCACTTCAAACCCGGGCGTTGATTTTTTACCTTTAACGGTAGATTATCGCGAAAAATTTGCAGCAGCAGGTCGTTTTCCAGGTGGTTTCTTTAAAAGAGAAGCTCGTCCAAGTGATAGCGAAGTATTGACAATGAGATTAGTTGACCGTGTTCTACGTCCGCTTTTCCCAGACGATTACCATGCTGAAACTCAGGTTATGATTCAATTAATGTCTCATGACGAAGAGGTTATGCCGGACGCTTTAGCTGGTTTAGCGGCATCTGCAGCGTTAGCTGTTTCAGATATCCCTTTTTATAACTTAATTTCTGAAGTACGTGTTGCACGTATCGACGGAAAACTGGTCATCAACCCAAGCAGAGAAGAATTAGAGAAATCCGATATCGATATGATGATTGGAGCTTCTATGGATTCTGTGGCAATGGTTGAAGGTGAAATGAAAGAAATTTCGGAAGCCGAAATGATCGAAGCTATTAAATTTGCTCACGAAGCTATTAAAGTTCAAATTCAGGCGCAATTGCGTTTGCAGGCTGCTTTTGGTAAAAAAGAAATTCGTACTTACGAAGGTGAGAAAGAAAACGAAGAAATTTACAAAAAAGTAAAAGCTGCAGCATACGATAAAATTTATGCTATTGCAAAAGTTGGTTCCGCTAAACACGAAAGAGGTGCTGCATTTGCTGAAGTAAAAGAAGAAGTAAAAGCTTTGTTTACTGAAGAAGAATTGGCTGCTGATGGTGATTTAGTTTCTAAATACTTTTACAAAACAAACAAAGAAGCTGTTCGTAATGTAGTTTTAGAATTAGGCGTTCGTTTAGACGGAAGAAAAACAACAGATATCAGACCAATCTGGTGTGAAACGGATTATTTACCAAGAGTTCACGGATCTTCATTGTTTACACGTGGAGAAACTCAGGCGTTGGCTACAGTAACTCTAGGAACTTCAAGAGAAGCAAATCAAATTGATTCTCCATCTGAACAAGGTGAAGAGAAATTCTACTTACATTATAACTTCCCTCCTTTCTCAACTGGTGAAGCAAAACCTCTAAGAGGAACTTCAAGAAGAGAAGTAGGTCACGGTAACTTAGCTCAGAGAGCTTTGAAAAACATGATTCCAGCAGATTGTCCTTACACTATTCGTGTGGTTTCTGAAGTATTAGAATCTAACGGTTCTTCTTCTATGGCAACCGTTTGTGCCGGAACAATGGCTTTGATGGATGCGGGAGTTCAAATGGTAAAACCGGTTTCCGGAATTGCTATGGGATTAATTACTGATGGTGAGAAATTTGCTGTATTGTCAGATATTTTAGGAGATGAAGATCACTTAGGAGATATGGACTTTAAAGTAACCGGAACTGCTGATGGTATCACTGCTTGTCAAATGGATATCAAAATTGACGGTTTACGTTACGACATTATGGAGCAGGCTTTAAGCCAGGCTCGTGATGGACGTTTACATATCTTAGGTAAATTAACCGAAACTATCGCTACACCAAGAGCTGACGTTAAAGCACATGCACCAAAAATCATTACCAGAACTATTCCTGGAAACTTTATTGGAGCATTGATCGGACCTGGTGGAAAAGTAATTCAGGAATTACAAAAAGCTACGGGAACTACTATTGTAATCAACGAAGTTGACGAACAAGGTGTAATCGAAATCTTAGGTACAGATCCTGCCGGAATTGAAGCGGTATTGGCAAAAATTAAGTCAATTACCTTCAAACCACAAATGGGAGAAGCTTACGAAGTAAAAGTAATTAAAATGTTAGATTTTGGAGCTGTAGTTGAATATACTGCTGCACCAGGAAATGAAGTTTTATTACACGTTTCTGAATTAGCATGGGAACGCACTGAAAACGTAACTGATGTTGTAAACATGGGTGATGTATTCCAAGTGAAATACTTAGGTGTAGATCCTAAAACTAAAAAAGAAAAAGTGTCAAGAAAAGCACTTTTACAAAGACCTCCACGTGAGGAGAAAAAAGAGTAA
- the rpsO gene encoding 30S ribosomal protein S15: MYLTKEKKEEIFAQHGGATNTGSAEGQIALFTYRISHLTEHLKKNRHDYNTERSLVLLVGKRRALLDYLKKKEINRYREIIKVLNIRK, from the coding sequence ATGTATTTAACTAAAGAAAAGAAAGAAGAGATTTTCGCACAACACGGTGGTGCAACAAACACTGGAAGCGCAGAAGGTCAGATTGCATTGTTCACTTACAGAATTTCACACTTAACTGAACACTTGAAAAAAAATCGTCACGATTACAACACTGAGCGTTCACTTGTACTATTAGTAGGTAAGAGAAGAGCTTTGTTGGACTACTTGAAAAAGAAAGAGATCAACAGATATCGTGAGATTATCAAAGTATTGAATATCAGAAAATAA
- a CDS encoding energy transducer TonB has product MRKKIFIALALFPIFLFSQNSSDKIIYRDSIGKDASKEDHAFYTIIKDYYTDKDLYQIKNYYKSGVLQMEGNSKTKDGSSREGEYIHYYENGKKRRTENYIKSRLNGNISEWYENGNPLLKGEYIESKKGISPEMKIYDFWDVNNKHKVINGNGTYEENGEPFSSKGSLKNGFKDGEWKIINKNTGHQYDDIYKEGTFISGKSTDNNGIETQYNILESRPLPKKGIQDFYNFIGANFSKTKEAVANKISGRLIIQFVIEKDGKITEPKILKPLGYGLDEEAMRVITSYENWIPGQQRGIPVRVNYSIPLTVTYK; this is encoded by the coding sequence ATGAGAAAAAAAATTTTCATTGCTTTAGCATTATTTCCCATATTCCTCTTTTCACAGAATTCTTCAGACAAAATCATTTATCGTGATTCGATTGGAAAAGACGCGTCAAAAGAAGACCATGCTTTTTATACAATAATCAAAGATTATTACACCGACAAAGATTTGTATCAAATTAAAAACTACTATAAATCCGGAGTATTGCAAATGGAAGGGAATTCTAAAACAAAAGATGGAAGCTCAAGAGAAGGAGAATACATTCACTACTACGAAAATGGAAAGAAAAGAAGGACAGAGAACTATATTAAATCAAGATTAAACGGAAATATTTCAGAATGGTATGAAAATGGAAATCCTCTATTAAAAGGCGAATATATTGAATCTAAAAAAGGAATTAGTCCTGAAATGAAGATTTATGACTTTTGGGATGTTAACAATAAGCATAAAGTCATAAATGGAAATGGAACATATGAAGAAAATGGTGAGCCTTTTTCATCAAAAGGAAGCTTAAAAAATGGATTCAAGGATGGCGAATGGAAAATAATAAATAAAAATACCGGCCATCAGTATGATGACATTTACAAAGAAGGAACATTTATTTCTGGCAAAAGCACAGATAATAACGGTATAGAAACACAATATAACATTCTTGAATCAAGACCATTACCTAAAAAGGGAATACAAGATTTTTACAATTTCATAGGGGCAAATTTTTCAAAAACAAAAGAAGCAGTTGCCAATAAAATAAGCGGACGATTAATAATTCAATTTGTAATTGAAAAAGATGGTAAAATAACTGAACCCAAAATACTAAAACCACTAGGGTATGGCCTGGATGAAGAAGCCATGAGAGTCATTACCAGTTATGAAAATTGGATTCCTGGCCAACAAAGAGGCATCCCAGTTAGAGTCAATTACTCTATACCTTTAACAGTGACATACAAGTAA
- a CDS encoding GAF domain-containing protein — protein MTFQELQPKISAIVSDTVLVRDEKLLAICQLLNENIEYYNWVGFYFANHENKTLHLGPYVGAETDHTVIPFGKGICGQVAESNTNFVVPDVAAQDNYIACSFTVKSEIVVPLFVDGVNIGQIDIDSHVIDPFTEADERFLEFVNQEVAKLY, from the coding sequence ATGACATTCCAAGAATTACAACCAAAAATAAGCGCTATTGTATCTGACACTGTATTAGTTAGAGACGAAAAATTATTAGCAATCTGCCAGTTATTAAACGAGAATATCGAATACTATAATTGGGTTGGTTTTTATTTTGCTAATCACGAGAACAAAACCTTACACTTAGGCCCGTATGTTGGAGCTGAAACAGATCATACCGTTATTCCTTTCGGTAAAGGAATCTGCGGTCAGGTAGCCGAAAGTAACACCAATTTTGTAGTGCCGGATGTTGCAGCGCAGGACAATTATATTGCCTGCAGCTTTACTGTTAAATCTGAAATTGTTGTTCCGTTATTTGTTGATGGAGTAAATATTGGTCAGATTGATATCGACAGTCATGTTATAGATCCGTTTACAGAAGCTGACGAACGATTTTTAGAATTCGTAAATCAGGAAGTTGCCAAACTGTACTAA
- the xrtF gene encoding exosortase family protein XrtF — protein sequence MKKYLVQFKPFLIFIGTFFAAYIVLTLLYKFYLNGFGPNEVDGITNTVGQNVEQLMRGFNCDIKIHKSLTDSWMEVWYNKHYSVRIVEGCNAVSVMILFVAFILAFSGKFKATLLFIVFGIFSIYVLNVARIAILVVLLFRFPENNHFLHGTLFPLIIYGFVFLLWIIWVNKFSKYAK from the coding sequence TTGAAAAAATATCTCGTACAGTTTAAACCCTTTCTCATTTTCATAGGCACTTTTTTTGCAGCCTATATTGTACTTACCTTGCTATATAAGTTTTATCTAAACGGTTTTGGACCAAATGAAGTCGATGGAATAACCAACACTGTAGGACAAAATGTCGAACAATTGATGCGGGGTTTTAATTGTGATATTAAGATTCATAAAAGCCTTACTGATTCCTGGATGGAGGTTTGGTACAATAAGCACTATTCCGTTCGGATTGTTGAAGGCTGTAATGCGGTAAGCGTTATGATTTTGTTTGTTGCTTTTATACTTGCTTTTTCCGGAAAGTTCAAAGCCACTTTGTTGTTTATAGTGTTTGGAATTTTCTCTATTTATGTTTTAAATGTAGCGAGAATTGCAATATTGGTTGTTTTATTGTTTCGTTTTCCGGAAAATAATCATTTCTTGCACGGAACGTTGTTTCCTTTGATTATTTATGGTTTCGTTTTTCTTTTGTGGATTATTTGGGTAAACAAATTTTCGAAGTATGCTAAATAG